A stretch of the Bartonella henselae str. Houston-1 genome encodes the following:
- a CDS encoding phage tail protein has protein sequence MSDIYDWSLTADENAHSDSMINWAEGQPPSSVNDSARVMMQRVREYLADNGGSLDANFMVNRQEKTTSITLTTISPIAKYKNDIILHFKARGVNVGSTTINVNNIGATPLYKATNMGIVPLEGGELQTGGIYAIVYNSDASTKEHDGWYLLNPTPLPPPKVETFPCGFIATFAMQELPSGWLLCDGATYQRKEYPQLFKAIGDKWGKDSDTTFKVPDFRGMFLRGFDDGRGLDRSRQFADMQKDCIKSHPHACTLEEAGEHTHSFQYAGIGWSANDIGRRNPSYHYQTLTATTQPAGMHTHKVTLSSTGETETRPVNITVVYAIKS, from the coding sequence ATGTCTGATATTTATGATTGGTCGTTGACAGCTGATGAAAATGCGCATTCAGATAGCATGATTAATTGGGCAGAGGGACAACCCCCTAGTTCTGTCAATGATAGTGCACGTGTCATGATGCAGCGTGTGCGTGAATATCTTGCCGATAATGGTGGTTCCCTTGATGCAAACTTTATGGTGAACAGACAAGAGAAAACAACATCGATAACGTTAACAACGATTTCACCTATAGCAAAATATAAAAATGATATCATTCTACACTTTAAGGCGCGTGGTGTGAATGTGGGATCTACAACAATAAATGTGAATAATATAGGAGCAACGCCACTCTATAAAGCCACGAACATGGGTATTGTACCATTAGAGGGTGGTGAATTACAAACGGGTGGTATTTATGCAATAGTCTATAATAGCGATGCATCAACAAAAGAACATGATGGTTGGTATCTCTTAAATCCCACACCACTTCCACCACCAAAGGTCGAAACCTTCCCTTGCGGGTTTATTGCAACCTTTGCTATGCAAGAATTGCCAAGTGGGTGGCTTTTATGTGATGGTGCAACCTATCAACGCAAAGAGTATCCGCAGTTATTCAAGGCAATAGGGGATAAATGGGGGAAAGATAGCGATACAACTTTTAAAGTTCCAGACTTTAGAGGAATGTTTTTACGCGGCTTTGATGATGGCCGTGGTTTAGACAGAAGTAGACAATTTGCGGATATGCAGAAGGATTGCATAAAATCGCATCCACATGCTTGCACCCTTGAAGAAGCAGGTGAGCACACGCACAGTTTTCAGTATGCTGGAATTGGATGGAGTGCCAATGATATCGGCAGAAGGAACCCTAGTTATCACTATCAAACTCTTACAGCGACAACACAACCTGCTGGCATGCACACACACAAGGTCACCCTCTCTTCAACAGGTGAGACAGAGACGCGCCCTGTTAATATAACGGTTGTTTATGCCATAAAATCGTGA
- a CDS encoding transglycosylase SLT domain-containing protein, with the protein MINFHPNVKRAISQAAQKYGLPESFLERVAMIESKGNPNARNSKSSAGGLYQFLDSTAKQYQLNNKFDPFQATDAMARLTKDNTRYLATALGREPSQAELYLAHQQGPAGAVKLIKNPNVPASQLLGRQAVVLNGGNVEATAGDFMNHIYGLYNKTGEASNGRARQSWGNGQSAANEVVPLRGVERFQKAIQGAQARKPLMAYDTPLHENTRFQGQGIDAGALKKSVMSLVDLMRRNKDAQNQQIEMAHQQMMQQPMMTGFSQSSAHPVDLTLLIDPSRRNPVRSYGQQKKQQLQEELLRRTGAYHV; encoded by the coding sequence ATGATCAATTTTCATCCCAATGTGAAGCGTGCTATCTCACAGGCAGCACAAAAATATGGTTTGCCAGAAAGCTTTCTTGAACGGGTTGCTATGATAGAAAGTAAGGGTAATCCAAATGCAAGAAATAGCAAAAGTAGTGCAGGAGGGCTGTATCAATTTCTCGATTCAACAGCAAAACAGTATCAACTGAATAATAAGTTTGATCCCTTTCAAGCAACGGATGCTATGGCACGATTAACGAAGGATAACACGCGTTATTTAGCTACAGCATTAGGCAGAGAGCCATCACAAGCAGAACTTTATCTTGCACACCAACAAGGACCAGCAGGGGCTGTAAAACTTATCAAAAATCCTAATGTGCCAGCAAGCCAGCTTTTAGGGCGTCAAGCAGTTGTCCTTAACGGAGGAAATGTGGAGGCAACCGCAGGGGATTTTATGAATCATATTTATGGGCTTTACAATAAAACGGGAGAGGCTTCGAATGGTAGGGCACGACAAAGCTGGGGCAATGGACAGAGTGCAGCAAATGAAGTGGTTCCCTTGCGCGGCGTTGAGAGATTTCAAAAGGCAATTCAAGGTGCTCAAGCGAGAAAACCATTGATGGCATATGATACACCATTGCATGAAAATACACGATTCCAGGGGCAAGGCATTGATGCAGGTGCTCTTAAAAAGAGTGTAATGAGTTTGGTTGATTTGATGAGACGGAATAAAGATGCGCAAAATCAACAAATAGAGATGGCACATCAACAAATGATGCAACAACCAATGATGACGGGGTTTTCACAATCAAGTGCACACCCAGTAGATTTAACGCTCTTAATTGATCCCTCAAGGAGAAATCCTGTTCGCTCATATGGACAGCAAAAAAAGCAACAATTACAAGAAGAGTTATTAAGAAGAACGGGGGCTTATCATGTCTGA